A part of Pectobacterium cacticida genomic DNA contains:
- the casB gene encoding type I-E CRISPR-associated protein Cse2/CasB — translation MANTADFLVINKDDAKKINDWFDALQHRHGFAGNGRARRAELRRAKSPPYGVLTCPGYHDLAGKLADYLRQEHHIVALAIFVSVAAHVEKNTAKDGKKSFAAQLGEKQGGDRPYLSPLRFERLQRAQTPEELYRQLFRAVQIRGEAGVNLPSLADGIFLWVEEWQARQENRAPEIHPLRRNAVRWACEYAQASQDITLDEPTTATTASDKE, via the coding sequence ATGGCAAACACGGCTGACTTTTTGGTCATCAACAAGGATGACGCAAAAAAGATTAATGATTGGTTCGATGCGTTACAACATCGTCACGGTTTCGCCGGCAACGGTCGCGCGCGTCGCGCAGAACTTCGTCGGGCTAAGTCACCACCCTACGGCGTGCTGACCTGTCCGGGATACCACGATTTAGCGGGGAAGCTGGCGGATTATCTGAGACAGGAACATCACATTGTGGCGCTGGCGATTTTTGTTTCTGTCGCGGCACATGTCGAGAAAAATACCGCTAAGGATGGCAAAAAGAGCTTCGCAGCACAGTTGGGGGAAAAACAGGGAGGCGATCGTCCTTATCTTTCTCCTCTACGCTTTGAACGACTACAGCGGGCGCAAACGCCGGAAGAACTATATCGTCAGCTTTTCCGCGCCGTACAAATTCGCGGTGAGGCGGGCGTAAATCTCCCTTCGCTGGCAGACGGTATTTTCCTCTGGGTGGAAGAGTGGCAGGCGCGGCAGGAAAACCGTGCGCCGGAGATCCATCCCTTACGACGTAACGCCGTGCGCTGGGCGTGTGAATATGCGCAGGCGTCACAAGATATCACCCTTGATGAACCCACCACAGCAACGACAGCCTCAGATAAGGAATAA
- the cas5e gene encoding type I-E CRISPR-associated protein Cas5/CasD, whose product MDHYLVFQIYAPLVSWGEAAVGEVRHTSMVPSRSALLGLLAAALGIRRDDSARLAVFNQHYHIAVRPLSDRETWLTDYHTVQMPKENRKVPRYTRRDELRPEAGQALETMLTSREYRCDAYYHIAISATPGAPYSLTALRDALQSPVFTLYFGRKSCPPALPLAPHLFSGDLAEVWRQASQTPALNDPALRSIGCAEGVCYWEQESGTGLTPHYRVERNDQPADRRRWQFTSRVQYVGRAKGEG is encoded by the coding sequence ATGGATCACTATCTGGTTTTTCAGATCTATGCCCCGCTGGTGTCCTGGGGCGAAGCGGCGGTTGGCGAAGTGCGCCATACCTCGATGGTGCCAAGCCGTTCGGCCTTGTTGGGCCTGCTGGCGGCGGCGTTAGGCATCCGACGTGACGATAGCGCCAGGCTGGCCGTGTTCAACCAGCATTATCATATCGCCGTGCGGCCCTTGTCCGATCGTGAAACCTGGCTAACGGACTACCACACGGTGCAGATGCCGAAAGAAAACCGTAAAGTCCCACGCTATACCCGGCGTGACGAGCTGCGGCCGGAGGCCGGGCAAGCGCTGGAAACGATGCTGACTTCACGCGAATATCGCTGTGATGCCTATTACCATATCGCGATTAGCGCCACGCCGGGCGCGCCTTATTCGCTTACGGCATTGCGTGACGCACTGCAATCACCGGTATTTACGCTTTATTTCGGGCGTAAAAGCTGCCCGCCCGCGCTGCCGTTGGCCCCACATCTCTTTTCTGGCGACTTGGCAGAGGTCTGGCGGCAGGCAAGCCAAACCCCCGCCCTGAACGATCCCGCCTTGCGTTCGATCGGGTGTGCTGAAGGTGTGTGCTACTGGGAACAGGAAAGCGGCACGGGGCTAACGCCGCACTACCGCGTTGAGCGCAACGATCAGCCCGCCGATCGACGCCGTTGGCAGTTCACCTCTCGCGTACAATATGTCGGGCGAGCGAAGGGGGAGGGATAA
- the cas7e gene encoding type I-E CRISPR-associated protein Cas7/Cse4/CasC encodes MTTFIQLHFLTAYPSSNLNRDDAGRPKTAMVGGIERLRVSSQSLKRAWRTSDVFASAMEGHIGTRSRRLGREVYNALIAGGMTEKLADKAALSIAAQFGKPKKEEKDSKDPLEKYDIEQLAHISVQERALIDRLVAQLIEQAREPNSDELKLLRKGATSVDIALFGRMLASSPEFNVEAACQVAHALGVSAVTIEDDFFTAVDDLNTAADSGSAHMGEQSFASALFYHYVCINRDLLLENLNNDDDLVARTLRALAETALTVSPGGKQNSFASRALATYALAEKGTDQPRTLSVAFFKPIRSDNQVNDAIELLRQQKAKFDRVYASTGSVPHYELNVEGGSEGGSLQGLLDFISQ; translated from the coding sequence ATGACCACTTTTATCCAGCTTCATTTTTTAACGGCTTACCCCTCATCCAATCTGAACCGTGACGACGCAGGGCGTCCGAAAACGGCGATGGTTGGCGGCATTGAGCGTTTGCGCGTTTCTTCGCAAAGCCTGAAACGCGCATGGCGCACTTCAGACGTGTTTGCTTCCGCGATGGAGGGGCATATTGGCACGCGTAGCCGCCGTCTCGGTCGAGAAGTCTATAACGCGCTGATTGCTGGCGGCATGACAGAAAAATTGGCCGATAAAGCGGCGCTGAGTATTGCCGCACAGTTTGGTAAACCGAAGAAAGAAGAAAAAGACAGCAAAGATCCGCTGGAAAAATATGATATCGAACAGCTTGCGCATATTAGCGTACAGGAACGGGCGTTAATCGATCGTCTGGTTGCTCAGTTAATCGAGCAAGCGCGTGAGCCAAACAGTGATGAGCTGAAATTGCTGCGTAAAGGGGCGACGAGCGTGGATATCGCGTTGTTTGGTCGGATGCTGGCTTCCAGCCCAGAGTTCAATGTCGAAGCCGCCTGTCAGGTGGCGCATGCGCTGGGCGTGAGCGCCGTCACTATTGAAGATGATTTCTTTACCGCGGTGGATGACCTGAATACGGCCGCTGATAGCGGGTCGGCGCATATGGGAGAACAGAGTTTTGCCTCGGCGCTGTTCTACCATTACGTTTGCATTAACCGCGATCTGCTATTGGAAAATCTGAATAATGACGACGATCTGGTGGCTCGTACGCTACGCGCTTTGGCTGAGACGGCGCTTACCGTATCACCCGGCGGCAAGCAAAATAGCTTCGCCAGTCGGGCGCTGGCAACCTATGCGCTGGCGGAAAAGGGCACCGATCAGCCACGCACCTTGTCGGTCGCTTTTTTCAAGCCTATTCGCAGCGACAATCAAGTGAATGATGCGATTGAATTGCTGCGCCAGCAAAAGGCCAAGTTTGATCGGGTCTATGCCTCCACGGGCAGCGTTCCTCACTATGAACTGAACGTAGAAGGCGGCAGTGAGGGCGGTTCGCTGCAAGGGTTGCTGGATTTTATCAGCCAGTAG
- the cas6e gene encoding type I-E CRISPR-associated protein Cas6/Cse3/CasE: MYFSRITLDVKALPQAMAEKRRQAGGYASHQWLWQLFPDQLQRSFLFREEDQGIQSLFYLLSERAPRAEHNLFRVETKPYQPQWHEGMTLAFSLRANPVVTRDGKRSDVLMDARYQARTDGLSGEALWRHQQQRAYDWLVRQGENAGFAIVSGRVDGYRRHRLVKPGQPAAIMFSSVDYDGVLRITDAERFALAVQLGLGKSKALGCGLILLKRV; this comes from the coding sequence ATGTATTTTTCCAGAATAACGCTGGACGTTAAGGCGCTGCCGCAGGCGATGGCGGAAAAACGGCGCCAGGCTGGCGGCTATGCCAGTCATCAATGGCTTTGGCAACTGTTTCCCGATCAACTACAGCGATCGTTTCTGTTTCGTGAAGAAGATCAGGGGATACAAAGCCTGTTTTATCTCCTTTCTGAACGGGCGCCACGGGCTGAACATAATCTATTTCGGGTGGAAACTAAACCGTACCAACCGCAGTGGCATGAGGGGATGACGCTGGCGTTTTCCCTGCGCGCTAATCCGGTGGTCACGCGGGACGGCAAGCGGAGCGATGTGCTAATGGATGCACGTTACCAGGCGCGAACCGACGGATTATCCGGCGAGGCATTATGGCGGCATCAGCAACAGCGCGCGTATGACTGGCTGGTACGCCAGGGGGAAAATGCGGGCTTTGCGATCGTGTCGGGGCGGGTCGATGGGTATCGCCGTCATCGCTTGGTTAAGCCGGGCCAGCCAGCGGCAATTATGTTCAGCAGTGTGGATTATGATGGCGTGCTTCGCATTACGGACGCTGAACGTTTTGCGCTGGCAGTCCAACTGGGGTTAGGTAAAAGCAAAGCACTGGGATGCGGCCTAATATTGCTGAAACGGGTGTAG